Proteins encoded together in one Aminobacter aminovorans window:
- a CDS encoding preprotein translocase subunit SecA, with product MSDASTLRPPQPILYAERPDKKKSPLDDYAAKAVAYLKVAASSHRARRLAGIERKVAAFDDEMRALSDEELRARGRQIAVALKRQTGFPEQVVAESFAVIREISGRLSGRRHYGVQMVGAYALLRGYLAEMATGEGKTLTAALGAATAALAGLPVHVVTVNDYLAARDAELTKPIYDWLGLSVGVVVAGQSVDQRRAAYACDITYCTNKELAFDYLRDRIILGQNGGNLRLKLERLQGRKPRADQLRLRGLHFAIVDEADSVLVDEARTPLVISGEAKGEISTTTAKEALDLAGLLESGKHYVLVAAQKRIVLTPEGRETIAAFADERGQEWRGVVVREELARQALSALHLFHRGEQYLVRDGKVQIIDEHTGRVMPDRAWSDGQHQIIEVKEGCTPSARRTTIARMTYQRFFRRYAHLSGMTGTGRQVAREFWQVYRLPVVTIPTHRPRQRIDLKDRVLANDAEKWRLVTERVKQLNAQGIPILLGTRSVASSVTASERLSAAGLQHLVLNAAQDGVEAGIVALAGERGRITVATNMAGRGTDIHIADDIEKMGGLHVIMVERHEARRIDDQLAGRSGRQGQKGCFQAILSLDDPLMEFAASGLFKDFCRVAQPVLGETIARWLLRHAQRRAERIHAGMRRDLLKSDENQTRTLAFTGRPE from the coding sequence ATGTCTGATGCATCGACCCTACGGCCGCCGCAGCCGATCCTCTATGCCGAGCGCCCGGACAAGAAGAAGTCGCCGCTCGATGACTACGCCGCCAAGGCAGTTGCCTATCTGAAAGTGGCCGCCTCCAGCCATCGCGCCCGACGACTTGCTGGCATCGAGCGCAAGGTGGCGGCTTTCGACGACGAGATGCGAGCGCTCTCCGACGAGGAATTGCGTGCCCGCGGCCGCCAGATAGCGGTAGCCCTCAAGCGCCAGACGGGCTTTCCGGAACAGGTCGTCGCCGAGAGCTTTGCCGTCATACGCGAAATCTCCGGGCGGCTGAGCGGCCGTCGCCACTATGGCGTCCAGATGGTCGGCGCATACGCCTTGTTGCGCGGCTACCTCGCCGAAATGGCAACGGGCGAAGGCAAGACGCTGACGGCTGCGCTTGGCGCGGCAACCGCAGCTCTCGCGGGGCTGCCCGTGCATGTCGTCACCGTCAACGATTACCTCGCCGCACGCGACGCCGAACTCACCAAGCCGATCTACGACTGGCTCGGCCTCAGCGTCGGCGTGGTCGTCGCCGGTCAATCCGTCGACCAGCGCCGGGCGGCCTACGCCTGCGACATCACCTATTGTACCAACAAGGAACTTGCCTTCGACTATTTGCGCGACCGCATCATCCTGGGTCAGAACGGTGGCAATCTGCGGCTCAAGCTGGAGAGGTTGCAAGGCAGGAAGCCGCGCGCCGACCAGTTGCGCCTGCGCGGGCTGCATTTCGCCATCGTCGATGAGGCCGACAGCGTGCTTGTCGACGAGGCGCGAACCCCGTTGGTCATTTCCGGCGAAGCCAAGGGTGAGATTTCCACCACGACTGCCAAAGAAGCACTCGATCTCGCCGGCTTGCTCGAATCCGGCAAGCACTATGTGCTTGTCGCCGCCCAAAAGCGCATTGTCCTGACGCCTGAAGGACGCGAAACCATCGCTGCCTTCGCCGACGAGCGCGGCCAGGAATGGCGCGGCGTCGTGGTGCGCGAGGAGCTGGCGCGGCAGGCATTGTCAGCACTGCATCTGTTCCATCGCGGCGAGCAATATCTGGTGCGCGACGGCAAGGTGCAGATCATCGACGAACATACAGGCCGTGTCATGCCCGACCGCGCCTGGAGCGACGGTCAGCATCAGATCATCGAGGTCAAGGAAGGCTGTACGCCTTCGGCGCGACGCACGACGATTGCGCGGATGACCTACCAGCGCTTCTTTCGCCGCTACGCCCATCTTTCCGGCATGACCGGAACGGGGCGACAAGTGGCGCGCGAATTCTGGCAGGTCTATCGCTTGCCGGTCGTCACCATACCAACGCATCGGCCACGCCAGCGCATAGATCTCAAGGACCGCGTTCTCGCAAATGACGCAGAGAAATGGCGCCTGGTCACCGAACGCGTCAAGCAACTGAACGCCCAGGGCATTCCGATATTGCTCGGCACTCGATCGGTTGCATCCTCCGTCACCGCCAGCGAACGACTGTCGGCAGCCGGCTTGCAGCATCTGGTGCTGAATGCTGCGCAGGATGGCGTCGAGGCAGGCATCGTCGCGCTCGCCGGCGAACGTGGCCGTATCACCGTTGCCACCAACATGGCGGGCCGTGGCACCGACATTCACATTGCCGACGACATCGAAAAGATGGGAGGCCTGCATGTCATCATGGTCGAGCGCCACGAGGCCCGCCGCATCGACGACCAACTGGCGGGCCGTAGCGGACGTCAGGGACAGAAGGGTTGCTTCCAGGCGATCCTGTCACTCGACGACCCCCTGATGGAATTCGCCGCGAGTGGACTGTTCAAGGACTTTTGCCGTGTCGCACAACCGGTTTTGGGCGAAACGATAGCACGATGGCTGTTGCGCCATGCCCAGCGTCGGGCCGAACGTATCCATGCCGGCATGCGCCGCGACCTTTTGAAATCGGACGAAAACCAAACCCGCACCCTGGCCTTTACCGGCCGACCGGAGTGA
- a CDS encoding efflux RND transporter periplasmic adaptor subunit, whose translation MKPTLAAASLFAVLLVSAAHAEPQVFDCVAEPAQRVAIGSPVTGLLASVRVGRGDEVKRGDELARLESTVEEANVSLATAQANARESLESQRTRLELAEANLERSLKLLNSGAVTQSKIDELQAIVAIARRDLVTEELRLRLAAIELDRQKSLLARQSIKSPVDGVVVEQSLRAGEFVRQDSAIMTIAQTDPLHVEAYVPTTLWGKIVKGSRGTVSLDHPANTRIEAEVTVVDRIFDAASGTFSIRLALPNADASIPAGQRCKVSFDTTVAGQ comes from the coding sequence ATGAAGCCCACTCTCGCTGCCGCCTCACTGTTCGCCGTGCTCTTGGTGTCTGCTGCGCACGCCGAGCCTCAGGTCTTCGATTGTGTCGCCGAGCCGGCGCAACGTGTGGCGATCGGCAGCCCGGTGACAGGCTTGCTTGCATCGGTCAGGGTCGGCCGTGGCGACGAGGTCAAGCGCGGCGACGAATTGGCTCGGCTGGAATCCACTGTCGAGGAAGCCAACGTCTCGCTTGCAACCGCACAGGCCAATGCGCGTGAGAGTCTCGAGTCGCAACGTACCCGCCTTGAGCTGGCCGAAGCCAATCTTGAGCGCTCACTCAAGCTCTTGAACTCCGGCGCGGTGACGCAGTCCAAGATCGACGAGTTGCAGGCGATCGTGGCCATCGCCAGGCGCGACCTGGTCACCGAAGAGTTGCGTCTCCGGCTCGCCGCCATCGAACTCGATCGGCAAAAATCACTGCTCGCCCGCCAGAGCATCAAGAGCCCCGTCGACGGTGTCGTGGTCGAACAGAGCTTGCGCGCCGGCGAGTTCGTCCGCCAGGACAGCGCCATCATGACCATCGCGCAGACCGACCCGCTGCATGTCGAGGCTTATGTGCCGACCACCTTGTGGGGCAAGATCGTGAAAGGCTCTCGCGGCACGGTATCGCTTGACCATCCTGCCAACACCCGCATCGAGGCCGAAGTAACGGTGGTCGATCGGATTTTCGACGCCGCCAGCGGCACATTCAGCATTCGCCTGGCTTTGCCAAATGCCGATGCCAGCATTCCCGCCGGCCAGCGTTGCAAGGTGAGCTTCGATACCACCGTCGCCGGACAATAG
- a CDS encoding ABC transporter permease: protein MAITLDQTISQKQQSWLSKVFGSQTFWVLIAVILACIFLSFATDSFATTKNLYNITRNVTFVAIIALGMTLVIITGGIDLSVGSVLCLCSMVLAVVMNAGYSIEVGIAAAIGTALIVGAFNGILIAYLDFPPFVVTLGMLSIARSLAMVASNNTVVFQFGPDHDKLLALGGGAWFFGIANPVLYMIVLAVLTGFVLRWTRFGRYVFAIGGNEHAATLTGVPVRKIKVTVYMISALSAGIAGIIQTGWLGAVTTNIGAGMELQVIAAAVIGGANLAGGVGTAFGAIIGAALIEVIRNSLGLLGINAFWQGTFIGSAIVLAVLFDRIRNFRLSD, encoded by the coding sequence ATGGCTATTACCCTTGACCAGACCATTTCGCAGAAACAGCAAAGCTGGCTGTCGAAGGTTTTCGGCAGCCAGACTTTCTGGGTCCTTATCGCCGTCATTCTCGCCTGCATATTCCTGTCCTTTGCCACCGATTCATTTGCGACGACGAAAAACCTCTACAACATCACCCGCAACGTCACCTTCGTCGCGATCATCGCGCTCGGCATGACGCTGGTCATCATCACGGGCGGCATCGATCTCTCGGTCGGTTCGGTGCTGTGTCTTTGTAGCATGGTGCTGGCGGTGGTCATGAATGCCGGTTACAGCATCGAGGTCGGCATTGCCGCGGCCATCGGTACCGCGCTTATAGTCGGAGCGTTCAACGGCATTTTGATCGCCTATCTCGACTTTCCGCCATTCGTTGTCACGCTCGGCATGCTGTCGATCGCGCGTAGCCTGGCCATGGTCGCATCCAACAACACTGTCGTCTTCCAGTTCGGCCCTGATCACGACAAGCTGCTGGCGCTGGGTGGAGGCGCCTGGTTCTTCGGCATAGCCAATCCGGTGCTCTACATGATCGTTTTGGCGGTGCTCACCGGTTTTGTGCTGCGCTGGACGAGATTTGGCCGCTATGTCTTTGCCATCGGCGGCAACGAGCATGCAGCGACGCTGACCGGCGTTCCGGTGCGAAAGATCAAGGTTACCGTTTACATGATCTCGGCACTCTCGGCCGGTATCGCCGGCATCATCCAGACCGGCTGGCTCGGTGCCGTCACCACCAATATCGGCGCGGGCATGGAGCTCCAGGTGATCGCTGCCGCAGTCATCGGCGGTGCCAACCTGGCCGGCGGCGTTGGCACTGCCTTCGGCGCGATCATCGGCGCGGCCCTGATCGAAGTCATCCGCAACAGCCTTGGCCTCCTCGGCATCAACGCCTTCTGGCAAGGCACGTTTATCGGCAGCGCCATCGTGCTTGCCGTGCTGTTCGACAGGATCCGCAATTTCCGACTGAGCGACTAA
- a CDS encoding ATP-binding cassette domain-containing protein: MVAVLELANISKHFGAIQAVNDVSFSLEAGQVVGLMGDNGAGKSTLVKMIAGNFRPSHGTMRLDGAELIMHRPVEARQHGIEIVHQDLALCNNLTAAANVFLGRELRRGFGPLRVLDYKTMYKRAGEIFRELKSETRPRDLVRQMSGGQRQAVAIARTMLSEAKIVLMDEPTAAISVRQVAEVLNLIRQLRDRGIAVVLISHRMPDVFSVADRVIVMRRGRKVADKPIALSSPEEVTGLITGAIEQA, from the coding sequence CTGGTGGCAGTTCTCGAACTCGCCAACATTTCCAAGCACTTCGGCGCCATCCAGGCGGTCAACGACGTTTCGTTCTCGCTTGAGGCGGGACAGGTCGTCGGCCTGATGGGCGACAACGGCGCCGGCAAGTCTACCCTGGTCAAGATGATCGCCGGCAACTTTCGGCCGAGCCATGGCACCATGCGGCTCGACGGTGCCGAGCTGATCATGCATCGCCCGGTGGAAGCGCGGCAGCATGGCATCGAGATCGTCCATCAGGATCTTGCGCTGTGCAACAATCTGACTGCGGCGGCGAATGTCTTTCTCGGTCGCGAACTGCGCCGCGGCTTCGGACCGCTGCGCGTCCTCGACTATAAGACGATGTACAAGCGGGCGGGCGAGATTTTCAGGGAACTGAAGTCCGAGACGCGGCCGCGCGACCTCGTCCGGCAGATGTCGGGGGGGCAGCGTCAGGCGGTAGCCATTGCCCGTACCATGCTTTCCGAGGCCAAGATCGTCCTGATGGATGAGCCGACGGCGGCGATTTCGGTTCGCCAGGTTGCGGAAGTCCTCAACCTGATCCGCCAGTTGCGCGATCGCGGCATTGCCGTCGTGCTGATCAGCCACCGCATGCCTGATGTCTTCTCGGTGGCTGATCGTGTCATTGTCATGCGGCGGGGCAGGAAGGTTGCCGACAAGCCGATTGCCTTGAGTTCGCCGGAGGAAGTGACGGGGCTTATCACCGGTGCCATCGAACAGGCATGA
- a CDS encoding NAD-dependent epimerase/dehydratase family protein, with amino-acid sequence MLILVTGATGKVGRHFIAGLLDDPRFSNTHIRALCHNRSFDETDRIETARGSIADRDVVANALVGVTHVVHLATCKETPSDVMDVAVKGLFWLLDEFRLSATARQFILIGGDAAIGHFYYRNDAPLTEATRHQAYPGSYALSKVLEEVMLEQFGIQYSINWCCLRAPWIMEKDDFRYTLSFGDDVFGGPVWKTLVPEADARRYASDGTVPLLRDADGQPLKRNFVHVDDLVSAILAAIDNPRASQQLFNVCLDRPVDYGEVATYLARTRHLESVDIPSQYHSNWMDNAKAKDLLGWQPKYDLKMLIDLAWQYERSENDPRTVWYPG; translated from the coding sequence ATGCTGATCCTTGTTACCGGTGCAACGGGCAAGGTCGGGCGGCACTTCATCGCTGGGCTGCTTGACGATCCGCGATTTTCCAACACCCATATCCGCGCGCTTTGTCACAACCGCTCTTTCGATGAAACCGACCGCATCGAGACGGCCCGTGGCTCGATCGCCGATCGCGACGTCGTGGCCAACGCCCTCGTGGGCGTCACCCACGTCGTGCACCTCGCCACATGCAAGGAAACGCCAAGCGACGTGATGGACGTCGCAGTCAAGGGACTGTTCTGGCTGCTCGATGAGTTTCGGCTGAGCGCAACCGCTCGGCAGTTCATCCTCATCGGCGGCGACGCCGCGATCGGCCATTTCTACTACCGCAACGATGCACCCCTTACCGAAGCGACACGACATCAGGCCTATCCCGGCAGCTATGCTCTGTCCAAGGTGCTCGAAGAGGTCATGCTGGAGCAGTTCGGCATCCAATATAGCATCAACTGGTGCTGCCTGCGCGCGCCATGGATCATGGAGAAGGACGACTTCCGATACACGCTTTCCTTCGGTGACGACGTTTTTGGCGGCCCGGTCTGGAAGACGCTGGTGCCGGAGGCAGACGCCCGGCGCTATGCCAGCGACGGCACTGTGCCACTGCTACGCGACGCCGACGGGCAGCCACTGAAGCGCAACTTCGTCCACGTCGACGATCTGGTGTCAGCCATATTGGCCGCGATCGACAATCCGCGGGCAAGCCAACAACTCTTCAACGTCTGCTTGGATCGCCCCGTCGATTATGGCGAGGTTGCAACTTACCTCGCCAGAACCCGACACCTCGAATCCGTCGACATACCGAGCCAGTACCACTCGAACTGGATGGACAATGCCAAGGCCAAGGACCTGCTTGGCTGGCAACCCAAATACGACCTGAAAATGCTCATCGACCTGGCCTGGCAGTACGAGCGTTCGGAAAATGATCCTCGCACTGTCTGGTATCCGGGTTGA
- a CDS encoding substrate-binding domain-containing protein yields MRKALLLAAAVLALSAGNALAKKQLVIVVKGLDNPFFEAINQGCQKWNKENASSEYECFYTGPASTSDEAGEAQIVQDMLGKADTAAIAISPSNAKLIAQTIKTANPTVPVMTLDADLAAEDAALRKTYLGTDNYLMGARIGEYIKKAKPDGGKICTIEGNPGADNILRRAQGMRDTLTGQKGLTELKGEGGWTEVAGCPVFTNDDGAKGVQAMTDILAANPDLDAFGIMGGWPLFGAPQPYRDLFKPMADKIAKNEFVIGAADTIGDEVAIAREGLVTALVGQRPFEMGYKAPTVMIDLIEGKKVEDPVFTGLDECTKDTVDTCIQK; encoded by the coding sequence ATGAGGAAGGCATTATTGCTTGCAGCAGCAGTCCTGGCACTCAGCGCTGGAAACGCGCTCGCCAAGAAGCAACTCGTCATCGTCGTCAAAGGTCTCGACAACCCGTTCTTCGAAGCGATCAACCAGGGTTGCCAGAAGTGGAACAAGGAAAACGCCAGTTCGGAATATGAGTGCTTCTACACTGGCCCGGCGTCGACCTCGGATGAGGCCGGCGAAGCGCAGATCGTCCAGGACATGCTGGGCAAGGCAGATACGGCTGCAATTGCCATTTCGCCATCGAACGCCAAGCTGATCGCCCAGACCATCAAGACAGCAAACCCGACTGTTCCGGTCATGACGCTGGACGCCGATCTCGCCGCCGAGGACGCGGCCTTGCGCAAGACCTATCTCGGCACCGATAATTACCTGATGGGTGCCCGCATCGGCGAGTACATCAAGAAGGCCAAGCCTGATGGCGGCAAGATCTGCACCATTGAAGGCAATCCAGGCGCCGACAACATCCTGCGCCGTGCCCAGGGTATGCGCGACACGCTGACCGGTCAGAAGGGCTTGACCGAACTGAAGGGTGAAGGCGGCTGGACCGAGGTCGCCGGCTGCCCGGTCTTCACCAATGACGATGGCGCCAAGGGCGTCCAGGCGATGACCGATATCCTGGCTGCCAATCCCGATCTCGACGCCTTCGGCATCATGGGCGGCTGGCCGCTGTTCGGTGCCCCGCAGCCCTATCGCGACCTGTTCAAACCAATGGCCGACAAGATCGCCAAGAACGAGTTCGTCATCGGCGCTGCCGACACGATCGGCGACGAAGTGGCTATTGCCAGGGAGGGTCTGGTCACTGCGCTTGTTGGCCAGCGGCCGTTCGAAATGGGCTACAAGGCACCGACGGTCATGATCGACCTGATCGAAGGCAAGAAGGTTGAGGATCCGGTCTTCACTGGCCTCGACGAATGCACCAAGGACACGGTCGACACCTGCATCCAGAAGTAG
- a CDS encoding FadR/GntR family transcriptional regulator, whose translation MADGTSKRPHETVADRTPAMRRPNAARMSGSSVHAWLASEIGLRIVRGDYPPGTILPNEAKWSETFEVSRSAVREAIKMLMAKSLLASRPKVGSWVEPKDRWNLLDRDVLGWYAASPDREAFLRTVQEFRHIIEPEAAAFAAERHSEAQMSEISQSCREMGQAISLQERTLADTRFHLAILRASGNDLLVPLGVLIESALDHLFTFVTQEVQDQRAQSLHEAIETNIRLRRPQAARNAVHRLLANTDDVIARSRRQTPAPTGG comes from the coding sequence ATGGCAGACGGAACGTCCAAGAGGCCCCACGAAACGGTCGCCGACCGAACGCCGGCGATGCGTCGCCCCAACGCCGCTCGCATGAGCGGCTCGAGCGTGCACGCCTGGCTTGCCAGCGAGATCGGCCTCAGGATCGTGCGCGGCGACTATCCGCCGGGCACCATCCTGCCAAACGAGGCGAAGTGGTCAGAAACCTTCGAGGTCAGCCGCTCGGCGGTGCGCGAGGCGATCAAGATGCTGATGGCAAAGAGCCTGCTGGCATCCCGGCCCAAGGTCGGCAGCTGGGTCGAACCGAAGGACCGCTGGAACCTGCTCGATCGTGATGTGCTGGGCTGGTATGCCGCCTCACCCGATCGGGAAGCCTTTCTGCGCACCGTGCAGGAGTTCCGCCATATCATCGAGCCGGAAGCCGCCGCCTTCGCTGCGGAACGCCACAGCGAAGCGCAGATGAGCGAGATCAGCCAGAGCTGCCGGGAAATGGGCCAAGCGATATCGTTGCAGGAACGCACCCTCGCCGACACACGCTTCCACCTTGCCATATTGCGTGCATCCGGCAACGACCTGCTGGTGCCACTTGGCGTGCTGATCGAATCCGCTCTCGATCATCTCTTCACCTTCGTGACGCAAGAGGTCCAGGATCAGCGCGCCCAAAGCCTGCATGAGGCGATCGAGACCAACATCCGACTGCGGCGTCCCCAGGCGGCGCGCAACGCTGTGCACAGGTTGCTCGCCAATACCGACGACGTGATCGCCCGTTCGAGGCGGCAGACGCCTGCCCCGACCGGGGGCTGA
- a CDS encoding NAD(P)-dependent oxidoreductase, protein MQHANEWARKMATSTNAGEQIGFIGLGLMGHGIARNIVDKGYPLTFLGRKNRGPAEDMIARGAIEVSTAAEVAARSTVIFICVTGSRQVEDVVRGAGGLKDTLKPGSVVVDCSTSDPVSTMALAAELVALDVTLVDAPLSRTPKEAWEGTLDTMVGASDAMFARLKPVLDTWAGRVVHVGQTGDGHRMKLLNNFLSLGYAALYSEALALAGKVGISPARFDSVIRNGRMDCGFYQTFMRWTLEGDRDAHKFSLANAVKDLTYLESMADSVGMVNPLGNAAKNSFAGAVAAGGAELYVPMLATHVGRINGVDLTPPEKT, encoded by the coding sequence ATTCAACACGCGAACGAATGGGCACGGAAGATGGCAACGAGCACAAACGCAGGCGAGCAAATCGGTTTCATCGGTCTCGGCCTCATGGGCCATGGCATTGCCAGGAATATCGTCGACAAAGGCTATCCGCTGACCTTTCTCGGCCGAAAGAACCGCGGCCCGGCTGAAGACATGATCGCCCGCGGCGCTATTGAGGTCTCTACTGCTGCGGAGGTAGCCGCCCGCTCGACCGTCATATTCATCTGCGTCACCGGTTCACGCCAGGTCGAAGACGTCGTTCGCGGTGCAGGGGGGCTCAAGGACACTTTGAAGCCCGGCTCGGTTGTTGTCGACTGCTCGACATCCGATCCTGTTTCGACGATGGCGCTGGCAGCCGAGCTTGTCGCTCTCGACGTCACATTGGTCGATGCGCCGCTGAGCCGTACGCCGAAAGAGGCCTGGGAGGGGACGCTGGACACGATGGTCGGAGCTTCCGACGCGATGTTTGCCCGGCTGAAACCGGTGCTCGACACCTGGGCAGGGCGCGTCGTTCACGTCGGCCAAACCGGCGATGGCCACCGGATGAAGCTGTTGAACAATTTCCTGTCGCTCGGCTATGCCGCGCTCTATTCCGAAGCGCTGGCGCTGGCCGGCAAGGTTGGCATTTCGCCCGCCCGCTTCGACAGCGTCATCCGCAACGGCCGCATGGATTGCGGTTTCTACCAGACCTTCATGCGCTGGACGCTGGAAGGCGATCGCGACGCCCACAAATTTTCTCTCGCCAATGCGGTCAAGGACCTGACCTATCTGGAATCGATGGCCGATTCCGTCGGCATGGTGAACCCCTTGGGCAATGCCGCCAAGAATTCCTTCGCGGGTGCGGTGGCCGCCGGCGGGGCCGAACTCTATGTGCCGATGCTGGCGACGCATGTCGGGCGCATCAACGGCGTCGACCTGACGCCGCCGGAAAAGACCTGA
- a CDS encoding NAD-dependent epimerase/dehydratase family protein, translating to MSKRIMFTGGSGKAGRHVVQYLVDQGHQVLNLDTRPLDNPKVRTLVTDITDSGQVFNALSSYMGLHEFDPSLRPQPVDAVVHFAAIPRIMLTPDNEVFRINALGTYNVIEAAVKLGIRKIVIASSETTYGLVFANEPRAPSYFPLDEEYDVDPMDSYALSKVVNERTARAFALRSGVDIYALRIGNVVEPHEYELFPKWFADPGFRKRIAWSYIDARDLGLITDLAVKKDGLGYQVFNAANDDTSSDLPTRELLERFYPGVPLKRELGEFETLLSNRKAKEMLGFRSQHSWRKYVLQS from the coding sequence ATGTCAAAACGGATCATGTTCACCGGCGGCAGCGGCAAAGCTGGTCGGCACGTCGTGCAGTATCTGGTCGACCAGGGGCATCAGGTGCTCAATCTCGACACCAGGCCGCTCGACAATCCAAAGGTGCGGACGCTGGTTACAGACATCACGGACAGCGGCCAGGTCTTCAATGCGCTGTCGAGCTATATGGGGCTGCACGAGTTCGACCCGTCGCTGCGGCCGCAGCCGGTCGATGCCGTGGTGCATTTCGCCGCCATTCCTCGCATCATGCTGACACCTGACAACGAAGTGTTCCGCATCAACGCGCTCGGCACCTACAATGTCATCGAAGCTGCGGTGAAACTCGGCATCCGCAAGATCGTCATTGCATCGAGCGAAACCACCTATGGGCTGGTCTTTGCCAACGAACCCCGGGCTCCCAGCTACTTCCCGCTCGATGAAGAGTATGACGTAGATCCGATGGACAGTTACGCCCTGTCCAAGGTCGTCAACGAAAGGACGGCACGCGCCTTTGCCCTGCGCAGCGGTGTCGACATCTATGCCCTGCGCATTGGCAACGTCGTCGAGCCGCACGAATATGAGCTGTTCCCGAAATGGTTTGCCGACCCGGGTTTCCGCAAGCGCATCGCCTGGAGCTACATCGATGCCCGCGACCTCGGTCTGATCACCGACCTCGCGGTCAAGAAGGACGGCCTCGGCTATCAGGTCTTCAACGCAGCCAACGACGACACGTCATCCGACCTGCCAACCAGAGAGTTGCTGGAGCGGTTCTATCCTGGCGTACCGCTCAAGCGCGAACTTGGCGAGTTCGAGACCCTGCTTTCCAACCGCAAGGCCAAGGAGATGCTCGGGTTCCGCAGCCAGCACAGCTGGCGAAAATATGTCCTGCAAAGCTGA
- a CDS encoding FadR/GntR family transcriptional regulator — MASRRTDAARISGASVHVSLASEIGLRIVRGDYPPGTILPNEAKWTEIFDVSRSAVREAIKMLMAKSLLASRPKIGSWVEPKEHWNLLDRDVLSWYAASPDREGFLRTVQEFRHIIEPEATALAAERRTEAQMAEISQALRDMGNAPTLQQRTQADTRFHMAVLRASGNDLLVPLGVLIESALNHLFVHVTREDSSLLRAQKLHENIEKCIRLQKPTAARNAVRKLLANTDEIIGRRSK, encoded by the coding sequence ATGGCAAGTCGCCGGACCGACGCCGCCCGCATCTCGGGCGCAAGCGTGCACGTTTCACTCGCCAGCGAGATAGGCCTCAGGATCGTCCGTGGCGACTACCCGCCTGGAACGATCCTGCCCAACGAGGCCAAGTGGACCGAAATCTTCGATGTCAGTCGCTCCGCAGTGCGTGAAGCCATAAAGATGCTGATGGCCAAGAGCCTGCTTGCGTCCCGCCCCAAGATCGGCAGTTGGGTGGAGCCCAAGGAACATTGGAACCTGCTCGACCGCGACGTTCTGAGCTGGTACGCCGCCTCGCCGGATCGCGAAGGCTTTCTGAGGACGGTGCAGGAGTTTCGCCACATCATCGAGCCGGAAGCGACGGCACTGGCCGCCGAGCGCCGGACCGAAGCGCAAATGGCAGAGATCAGCCAGGCGCTGCGCGACATGGGCAATGCCCCTACACTGCAGCAGCGGACGCAAGCCGACACGCGATTTCACATGGCGGTCCTGCGCGCCTCGGGCAACGACCTCTTGGTGCCACTTGGTGTTTTGATCGAATCCGCGTTGAACCATCTGTTTGTTCATGTAACTCGCGAAGACAGCAGCCTGCTTCGCGCGCAGAAACTTCACGAAAACATCGAAAAGTGCATTCGACTGCAGAAACCGACTGCCGCGCGCAATGCGGTTCGTAAGCTTTTGGCCAATACCGATGAGATCATCGGCCGACGGTCAAAATAG